GGGGAAGAATGGCCAGGGGTTCTGTCCGGGGGTGTTCTTGGTTGAGGGGTTGATTGTGTGCAGTCATGTTGGCGGGGCATTTCTATCAAAAGTTATCATTGGGTGTGTGTTTGTGAATTTTATGGTGACCTTTCTGGTGATTTGGCTTGCTGGTAGATGGGTTAACTTGTATGAGTGTTCTATAGACTGTTGGCTGTGTCTCAAGTATAGATAGAGGGGCATGGAAATCCTGGAGTTGCTTGTCGGATTGTTTGTTTTAGCAAAGATATGTGGGCATGTAAATGAAGCAGTTAATTGATTTGGCTCCAGAGCTTGAAGTTATCCCGGGGACACACGGTGCTGGTAGCACATAATTACTAAACAATCGATTTTTTCGACCTACTTACCTTCTCTAGTAATATATACCAGCTATAATGTCAACCATAGCCTCTACTACCTATGTGGAACTCACCTATTCTCTTTCCTTACATTTAGCCAAGTGAGTATCAGCAGGATGGAGACCAAATCTATTTTCACATTTCTCTATCTCCTACACAAAATATAACCCATCACAtaatcgtcatcatcatacaaGCGAGAGTTCCCAGCGACCAGCACTTTAAACAATCACCTTATGACCAGcaggcttctcctcctcctcatcgaagATGTTAATATCCCAGCGAGGCTTGTTAGCAATGTAAGGAGTGTTGTAGCGTCTGCGGTCCTTGCCCAGCTCGGACACCTTGGCGATTTCCTCGGGAGTGAGCTCCACCTCCTTGAAGTTCTCCTGGATGCGGGACGGCGTAACCGACTTGGGGATGACACTGTGGCCACCGACCTGGGACCAGGCGAGGACGACCTGAGCGGGGGTGACGGTGGTGCCGAGGCGCTTGGAGGCAGACTCGGCGACTTCCTTGACTTCGGGGCGGGTGACGAGGAGGGGGACGCCGAAGCCGTTGTTACCGAAGGCCTGTATTCATTGTATGTTAGTCTTTGTTTTTGGAATGATTGTGGAGAGGGTATGGAGGGGGGCGTACAGAGTAGGCAGTCACGTGGATGCCCTTCTTCTGGCAGTATTCAATGAGCTCGTTGCTCTGGAGAACGGGGTGACGCTCGATCTGGTTGACGGCGGGGGTGACACCGGTGGCGTTGATGATGGCCTCAAGCTGTGGGAGGTTAGTatgtgttgatgaggagtggGTATGAAGCGACTTACGTGGGGGATCATGTGGTTGGAGACACCGACGGCGCGGGCCTTGCTCTTGGGGAGCTGGGTCATGGCCTTCCAGGTGTCGACGATGGAGATGTTGTCGTTGATCACGACATCACCGCCCTCAACGGAGCTGTCCTTGACGAGGGGGAAGAGCTCGGAACCGGTGGTGAAGGAAACGGGCCAGTGGACGAGgtagagctggaagatgttAGTGATCGTTGGTGGATGTCGGCCATCAAGGTACGCACATCGAGGTAGTCGAGCTCGAGCTCGGCAAGGCACTCGTCCAAAGCCTTCTCAACAACGGCGGGGTCGTGCTGGGAGTTCCACAGCTTGGAGGTCTGCGGGGGTTAGTATAGGCTGGAGGTTGGATGTATGGAATGTGCTTACGATGAAGATGTCCTCACGTTTGAGGCCAGGGACGTCCTTGTAGGCTCTCTTGATGCCCTGGGCGACCTCGCGCTGGTTCTGGTAGCTGCGGGGGTTAGCTTGTGTGATCGATTTGAGGTGAGTGTCGGAACCTACATAGTAGCCAGATCCTAGATCGTGTTAGTAACTGATGATTCACCGAATACATTTCGGGCTATGAGACTTACCAAGTGGCGGTAACCGGCCTTCAAGGCCTCGTAGACAGCATCACCGACCTGACCGGGGGCAGACTGCCAGGTACCAAATCCCAGCTGGCTAATTGGGGTCAGCAATTGCGATTGCGCAAGCAGAGACAGGAGATACGTACGGGATCTGAGTACCGGAGTTGAGAGTAACCTTCTTTCCGAGAGACATTGCGTAAGAGGATGTGATTCACGAGGAGAATAGAGatagaagagatgaagaaagaagggaaagattgaaggaagaagaggagggcgagCGCGACAGAAATAGGGAGCGCTTCCAGACGGCCGAGGTCCTCCGGTGGGGGTCACATAGCATGGCTCTAGTCCATCATCGAAGTCGATGGAGGAGGTGCCGCGACGATGAGTGGCTGTTGATGCTTTTCGAGGGGAAGTTTACCCCGCCAGTAGTAACTGGAACCCCTCGGTGGGGCGTGCGTGGGATgttcccattcccattccattCATCTTCTGAGATACTTCTCGGTCTGTCGGTTAATTCCGACcccgagaagaggaaaccaTGGTCAGACACGCCATTTATTTCCCGAGAATTGAGGTTGCAATGGTATTTTGCCAATGGCTATTGTGTTTTCAACTCTGATGGAGTACACACCTCCAGCAGATGGTGGCAGTCGAGGAAGTCAGAGACAGTCAGTGATGATGTCAGGCGGCAGACATTCCTCCGAATTCTCCTCCCCGCCAAAACACGTTTCCTCTTTGGGACCCCTACAAATAATTTTCCACCAATCATTGtccttattatattttcctCATGCCCCATTACTAACATTATCTGCCAGGCACATGATCCGAGCATTGAGATTTCGACTCAACGATTTGCATCTCGTTTGAGAAGTGCCATGGAATCTGGAACAATCTCGCTTACACATCTCCTTCTGCATCATTGCAACTCTGCGGGGTCAGACTTCCCCAAATCACCCCCAAATCATCCGCATCAACCCGCTTCCCGC
The window above is part of the Aspergillus luchuensis IFO 4308 DNA, chromosome 8, nearly complete sequence genome. Proteins encoded here:
- the akr1 gene encoding putative aldehyde reductase (AKR1) (COG:C;~EggNog:ENOG410PFVQ;~InterPro:IPR020471,IPR036812,IPR023210;~PFAM:PF00248;~go_function: GO:0016491 - oxidoreductase activity [Evidence IEA];~go_process: GO:0055114 - oxidation-reduction process [Evidence IEA]): MSLGKKVTLNSGTQIPQLGFGTWQSAPGQVGDAVYEALKAGYRHLDLATIYQNQREVAQGIKRAYKDVPGLKREDIFITSKLWNSQHDPAVVEKALDECLAELELDYLDLYLVHWPVSFTTGSELFPLVKDSSVEGGDVVINDNISIVDTWKAMTQLPKSKARAVGVSNHMIPHLEAIINATGVTPAVNQIERHPVLQSNELIEYCQKKGIHVTAYSAFGNNGFGVPLLVTRPEVKEVAESASKRLGTTVTPAQVVLAWSQVGGHSVIPKSVTPSRIQENFKEVELTPEEIAKVSELGKDRRRYNTPYIANKPRWDINIFDEEEEKPAGHKVIV